The Terriglobales bacterium sequence ACGACGACCGCTTCCGGCATCGGCCGGCCGCCGGTGATGCGCTTCAGGAACTCGGGCACGTCCGCCGGGGAGTCGGGGCTGCCGTGGGCGAGGAGCAGGACCGCGAGTTTGGGGTCGGGGGCCACGTCGTATCGATTTCAGATCTCAGATTGCAGATTTCAGATTGAAGATTTCTCGAAAGTATCGGCCAGATCTGAAATCTGAATTCTGCAATCTGAAATCCGCAATCGGGTTTTCTTCCTACTGCACCACTTCAGTCATGGAGAACTCTCTCACGAACTCGACCAGCGCTTTCACGTTCTCCACCGGCGTTTCCTGCAGGATGCCGTGTCCGAGATTGAAGATGTGTCCCGGTCGTCCGGCGGCGCGGCGCAGGACCTCGTGGGCGCGGCGCCGCAGGGTCTTCTGGTCGGCGAAGAGCAGCACCGGGTCGAGGTTCCCCTGGACCGCAGCCTTGTATTCGACGCTCGCCCAGGCTTCGTCCAGGGGGATACGCCAGTCCACCCCGATGACATCGGCGCCGGTCTCGGCCATCGAGGGCAGCAGGGTGGCGCTGTCGGTGCCGAAATAGATGATCGGGGCGCCGGACTTCTTGAGCTCCTGCACCAGCTTGCTCACGTGAGGCAGAACGTGCTCGCGGTAATCCTCGACGCTCAGGCATCCCACCCAGGAGTCGAAGACCTGGAAGGCGTCGGCGCCGGCCTTCACCTGCTCCTGCGAGTAGGCGGCGAGCACGTCGACGAGCTTTTGCATCAACTCGCCCCAGGCGCGCGGCTGGGTGTACATCATCTTCTTAGTGTGGACGTAGTTGCGCGAGCCGCCGCCCTCGATCATGTAGCTGGCCAGGGTGAAGGGCGCGCCGCAGAAGCCGATGACCGGCCGCGAATCCCCGAAATGCTTGACCACGGCGCGGATGGCGTCGGAGACGTAGCCGAGTTCCCGCCAGCGGTCGGTGCGCAGGGCGCGCACATCGTCGGGTTCGCGCACCGGCCGTTCGATCACGGGCCCTTCGCCGGCGGCGAAGTGGAAGGGCAGGCCCATGACCTCGAGCGGCAGCAGGAGGTCGGCGAAGATGATGGCGGCGTCCACGTCCAGGATCTCGGCGGCCTCGACGGTGACCTGGGCGGCCAGCTCCGGCTTCTTGCAGATCTCGACCAGCGAATGGTGCTTGCGGATGGCGCGGTACTCGGCCATGTAGCGGCCGGCCTGGCGCATGAACCACTGCGGGGTGACGTCCACCGGCTGGCGGCGGCAGGCGCGGACAAAGCGGGAATTGGACGCGGACATTCGACTCTTACTGTACCAAAAGGCCCGCACTCCCCGGTGTGACCGGTGAACGGCCACCGGTGATTGGCATCACATGGAGGCAGCAGCCACAGGAGCTTCCCGACGTCAATCCTGAGGGGCTTCAGCCCCGAAGGACCTCGCGTGCTGCACGCGAGATGCTTCGGCCCTAAAGGGCCTCAGCATGACGCCACGCGATTGCTCAGGCCGCGGCCCGGGCCATCAGCTCCTTACGGCTCAGGCCCAAAATGCCGTGCTTGTTGCCCACGTTGCGGAACGCCTGGATGGCGCGGTCCAGGTGATGGCGCTCGTGGGAGGCGGAGAGCTGGGTGCGGATGCGGGCCTGGCCCTTGGGCACCACCGGGAAGAAGAATCCGACGGCGTAGATGCCTTCGGCGAACAGGTCGCGGGCGAAGTCCTGGGCCAGCTTGGCGTCGTAGAGCATGACCGGCACGATCGGGCTCTCGCCTTCTTTGATGTCGAAGCCGGTGTCCTTCAGCAGGCGTCGCCAGTACTTCGCGTTCCATTCCAGCTTGTCGCGGCGCTCGGTCCCGCGAGTGATGATGTCCATGACTTTCATGGCGCCCGCCACCACCACCGGGGGCACCGCATTGGAGAACAGGTAGGGTCGGGCGCGCTGGCGGCACAGTTCGACCAACTCGCGGCGGCCGCTGACGATCCCGCCGGAGGCACCGCCCAGAGCTTTGCCCAGGGTGGTGGTGATGACGTCGATCTTGCCCATCACGCCGCAATGCTCGTGGGTGCCACGTCCGGTTTTGCCGATGAAGCCGGTGGCGTGCGAATCGTCCACGAAGACCATGGCGTTGTACTTCTCGACCAGGGCGACGATCTGGTCGAGCTTGGCCAGGTCGCCATCCATAGAGAAGACGCCGTCGGTGATGACCATGCGGAAGCGCTTGTCCTGGTGCTCCTGGAGTTTCTCCTCCAGGTGGGCCATGTCGGAGTGCTTGTAGGTGTCCTGCATGGCCTTGGCCAGGCGCATGCCGTCCACGATGGAGGCGTGCACCAGCCGGTCGGCGATCATCACGTCCTGTTCCGACAGGCAGGCCTCGAAGAAGCCTCCGTTGGCGTCCATGCAGGAGGGGAAGAGCAGCGTGTCTTCGGTGCTCAGGAAGTCCGTGAGCCGCTTTTCCAGCGCAGCGTGGATGTCCTGCGTACCGCAGATGAAGCGCACCGACGACATCCCGTAGCCGCGGTCGTCCAATCCGTCGTGGGCGGCGGCGATGACCTCGGGATGGCTCGACAGGCCGAGGTAGTTGTTGGCGCACATGTTGATGCACGTCCGGGGCTGTGCGCCGGTGGGGAACTCCACCTCGATCTCGGCGGACTGCGGGGAATGGATCAGGCGTTCTTCCTTGAACAGGCCGGCGTCCCGGAGTCCCTGGAGGTCGGCCTGGTAGGTAGTGCGGACTGCGTCGGAGTAAGCCATGAGTTCACCTCGGTCGGCGAATTGATTCGGCCGCGCCCTGCTCAGGCGGCGGTCAGCTTTGCCGCCTGGAAATGGCGGACCAGGGCCACGATGCTGCGCACGCTGTCGAAGGCCTGGGGCGTGGCGTCGGCGTCGGGGATCCGGATGGCGTATTTCTTTTCCAGGAAGCGCTTGAGAGAGACCATGGAGAAAGAGTCCACGATGCCGCCCGAGATCAGGGGCGTGGTCTCGGTGATCTCGCGGTCGTCTCCTTCCTCCAGGTATTCCTTGATGACGTAATTCAGGACCACGGTCGTGAGTTCGTCCATAAAGGGCCTCGCTAGTCGTTCATGATGGTGGAAAGGTCTCCCACCGGTTCGTTGAATTCCTTGCAGCGCAGGATGCGGCGCACGATCTTGCCGCTGCGGGTCTTGGGCAGCGAGTCCACGAACTCGATCTCCTGCGGCATGGCCAGCGGAGAAAGCCGCTTGCGGATGTGGTTCATGATCTCGATTTCGAGGTCGTCGGAAGGTTCGTAGCCTTTCTTCAGGGCGACGAAAGCCTTCACCACTTCCATGTTCACCGGGTCGGGCTTGGCGACGGCCGCGGATTCCGCCACCGCGGGGCATTCCAGCAGGGCCGACTCGATCTCGAAGGGGCCGACCAGGTGGCCGCCGGTATTGATGACGTCATCGTCGCGGCCCATGAACCAGAAGTAGCCGTCGGCGTCGATGGAGGCGCGGTCGCCGCAGAGATACCAGCCGTTCTTGAACTTGGCCTGGTAGCCGGCGGGATTGTTCCAGTAGCTGCGGATCTGCGACGGCCAGCCGGGACGCAGGGCGATGATGCCGGCCACGCCGGGCTGGGTGATGGGCTGGTAGGTCTTGGGGTTGACGACGGTGGCGGTGATGCCGGGGAACGGCCGCCCCATGGAGCCGGGCTTGATAGGCATGCCCGGAAGATTGGTGATGACGATGCACCCGGTTTCGGTCTGCCAGAAGGTATCGTGGAAGGGTTTGCCGAAAACTTGCTGCGACCAGGTGACTGCCTCGGGATTCAGTGGCTCGCCGACGCTGGCCAAGTGGCGAAGGCTGGAGAGGTCGTACTTGGCGACCAGCTCTTTACCTTCTCTCATCAGCAGGCGGATGGCGGTGGGCGCCGAGTACCAGACGGTGACGCGGTGGCGGGCCAGGAACGAGTACCAGGCTTCGGCGTTGAAGCCGGAGTCGAGCACCACCTGGGTGATGCCGTTCGCCCAGGGGCCGATGATGCCATACGACGTCCCGGTCACCCAGCCGGGGTCGGCGTTGCACCAGTAGATGTCGTCGGGGCGCAGGTCAAGCACCCACTTGGTGGTGAGGTACTGGGCGATGATCGAGTAATGGACGTGCTGCGCGCCCTTGGGCTGCCCGGTGGTGCCGGAGGTGTAGTGCAGGAGCGAGGGAGACTCCGGCGTGGTGGGATACACATCGAAGCTTTCCAGGCGCGGCGCCTCCTCCATCTGGAATGAGGTCTCGTGTTCCTGAAGGGGAGCGCCGGCGGCGTCCACCAGGATGATGTCGCGCAAGTGAGGCAGCTTGTCCCGCACCTTGCGCACCTTGGCGACATGCTTCTTCTGGGTGATGATGGCCGCGGTCTGCGCGTCGGAAAGCCGCACCAGGAGCGATTCGTCACCGAAGGCCGAGAACAACGGCTGGGCCACGGCGCCGGTCTTCAGGATCCCCAGCAGGCCGATGTACAGCTCGGGCACGCGGTCCATGAACAGGCAGACGTGCTCGCCGGGCTGTATCCCCAGATCGCGCAGGAAGTGTGCGATGGTGTTCGACAGGATGCGCACGTCGTCGTAGGTGTAACGCTTCTGCGTGCCCTGGAAGTCTTCCCAGATCAGGGCCGGCTTGGCGCCCAGGCCGACGTGGCAGAGGCGGTCGCTGCACATCCACCCGATGTTGATGGGGGTGCCGGGCCGGTAGCCCAGCTCCAGTTCCGCGACGCCCCAGTCAAGGTCTTCCTGCAACCGGTCGTAAACGGACTTCGGAGCGACAAGCGTGCTGCCCATAGGCGTATCCGATCTTGGTGCAGGTCAGCTTTCCAGGATCACCATGGCGCCGGTGAAATCCCGGCTGACGCTGGTTGACAGCCTGATGTGCCTCACCCCCAGTTGTTCGGAACGGTGCTTGAGTCGGCGGTGGAGAGCGATGTTGCCGGAGTCGAGCCCGACTTCTACCTCGCGGAAGACGGCGAGATCGTCGGCGGAGACCCCGAGGGCCTTGAGTGCGGCCTCTTTGGCGGCGAAGCAGGCGGCATAACGGCGGGCCGGGCGTCCGGCGGCGTTGCAGGAGCGGACTTCTTCCGGGCTGAAGACGCCATCACCCTGCCGCCACTCGTCGCGCGCCAGCTCCTGTTCGACCCGGCGGTTCTCCAGCAGATCGATGCCAATGCCGAGGATCATGGCCTGGGACACCAACCTAAGCCTGCGCCTGCGGACGGGAGGCGCGCCGTGACGCGGGTCACAGCAGAGGATGACAGGGAAAGCTAGGCTGCAAAAACGGCCAAAGCAGACCGCTACCCTCCATCCTCGTCTGCGGCACCCCAAGAACCGCGGCCTCCGGGCCTTACTTTGTCGGCCTCGCCAGGTACAGGTCGGACACCTCGCGCGTGTAGCCGTACACGATCGTCTTCCCGTCAGCGCTTACGCGGATATTGTTGACGCCCATCACGCCGGTGGCATCGTGAGGCAGGATCTCAGTCAGGAACGTACGTGCGCCGGTCCGGCGGTCGAGGCGCCAAAGCTTGACTTGCTTGCCGTCCCTCTCCGCCAGATAGAGCGTTCCCACGTCAGCCGATCCGCCCACCACGCCCTCGTTCGGACGCAGCGGAGAAAATGGCTCAACAGCTCCTGTCGCCAGGTTGAACAGTTGCAATCCGTCAGCCGTCTGCCGGACTTCACAGCAGCCGCTCCGAGCCACTCCGAGTACGAAGGATCCCGGCGGCGTATGGGCTCGCGGGTTGCCGCCGTCGAAGTCGGTCTCCATGGTCTGGCGCTTGCCTTCGGGGTTCGTGCCATTGATCAGCAGGTGTTTGCTGTCGGCGCTGAAGCCCACGATCTGCCCATTCTGCAGTTTGCTCGGGCCCAGATCCACAGTCTTCGGTTCGCCCGCCCCGGTCGGAATCACCCTGAATTGCAGCGGGTTCGAAATGGTGCCGAGAACCCATTTGCCGTCGTTCGATAGAGCCATAGAATAGCCTTCCGAAAGCCTGACGGCCGGCGAGCCATCCACACCACGCAGATAAGTCGTGCCGGTCGGGCCGCCGGCCTTACCTCCCTCGTGGAACAACACCAGTTTTCCATCCGCCGAAAGCGCCGAAAACACCGGTCGATCCAGCCAATCCAGGTTTCGCTCTTTCCCGTCCACGATGGCGATGATGGATCGCGTGCGGCTGTTGACCGTCACCAGTGCCATGCCATCGGAATCGATGTCGTGCAGCGTCATCTCGCCGGGAGCGATCAGCAGCACCCGCCGCCTTCCCGTGGTGCTCAGCGCCAGCAACTGTCTGGAAGCCACGCCCTGCTGCGGCACGGCGGTGAACCAGACTTCGTTGTCGGGCGCCCATGCCAGCCCTTGCACGCCCGGGAAATATTCGCTGCTCGCGCGCACCTTCCCATCGGTGGCGATGATGGTTACCTTGCCGGCATCGTCGCCATTGGCTTCGTGCGCCAGGAATGCGATGGCGTCGCCTTTCGGCGACACCCGCATGTGGCCGATCCAGCCCTGCGTTGGCTGCTTGTAGATCACCTTACCCAATGGATACTCAATCACCCACTCGCCATCGCGGACCCGCGCCACTGCAAGCTGGCTGCCATCCGGGCTCCAGTCGGCCCACGCCACTTGTTCCGCGACCTCTCGGGGCGCCGTTCCGGAGGCCAACGCCACCCGTGCCAGCGTCCCCACGCGCACGAAGCCCGCCATCTGAACGTCGGGTTTCAGCAGCACAGCCAGTTCACCCGTGGACGAAGCCGCCAGCAACTCCGCATTCCCCAGCCCCAGACCGAGCGGACGCGACTCGCGGCTGTCGGCCACGGTCGAGAACACCTCGTCGGAGTCGCCGCCCCATTGTGCGCTGTAAAGCACCGTTTTCTTGTCGGCCGCGAACCGCGCGCTAAAGACCGTGCCGCGCCGGAACGTCAGTTGCTGGAATTCGAGCCGCTCTTCGTGGCGAAATCTCATCGCCGCTGTGCCCGCCACCATCGCAACCACGATCGCCACCGCTGCGGTGATCATCCACTGCCGCGGATGCCATGCCAGGCCTCCGCGCATCATCGCCTTCTCCGCCGAACTCCCCGACAGATGCGAAAGTGCCGCCAAGTCGAACGCCAAGTCCCGCGCCGATTGGAACCGGTGCCCAGGGTCCTTTTCCAGGCAATGTCGGATGATCCGCTCCAACCCGGGCGAAACATGCAGCTTGTCGGTGTCGAGTTCTGGCGGTTCTTCCTTCAGGATGGCGTTCATCGTCTCTACGCTCGAGTCCCCGCGGAACGCCTGCTTGCCGGAAATCATTTCGTACGCGACTGCCCCGAAGCTGAAGATGTCGCTGCGCGCGTCCACCTCTTTGCCGCGCACTTGCTCCGGCGACATGTAGCCCACGGTCCCCAGGACCATGCCCGGTGTGGTGGGCGTTGCACCAGCTGACGTCAGCGTGTCTCCGGGCCCGCCGGCCGCTGCCGCCCGTTCTCCCTTGCCGTTCTGTGGCCGCAGCTTTGCCAGGCCGAAGTCGAGGATCTTCACCCGCCCATCGCGTGTGATGAAGACGTTCTCCGGCTTGAGGTCTCGGTGTACGACCCCCTTTTCGTGCGCCGCTGCCAGGCCTTCCGCGATCTGCACCAGCAATTCCACCGCCTTACGCGGTGCGATGGCGCCATCCTTCAGCCGCTCGCGGATGGTTTGCCCCTCCAGCAGCTCGGAGACGATGTACGGCGCGCCTTCGTGGGTGCCGATGTCGAACAGGCCAAGGATGTTGGGGTGGTTCAGTGCCGCCACCGTCCGCGCCTCCTGCTCGAATCGGCGCAACCGGTCCACGTCCGCGGCAAACGATGCCGGCATTACCTTGACCGCGACGTCGCGACCCAGACGCGTGTCGTGCGCCCGGTACACCTCGCCCATGCCGCCCGCGCCCGCCGGCGACTGGATCTCATAAGGGCCGAGTTTCGTGCCAGAAGTGAGGGTCATCTGTGGGCTCGATTATAGATGAGCACTACTGTGACAGTCGGCGACGATGCGGAATGGATGGTCGGCAAATCGGAGACGATCCCCTGATCGATCATGTTTCGCGCCCTTTCGGCACGCGTCAAGACGTGCCCTTCCACCGCAGGCCGTGCTTGTACCGGAACAAAGGCCGACCTGGGTGCATTGACGGAACCGACGGAAACTCGCATCATAGGCGATTGATCCTGTGGGGCTGCCCCAGCCAGTTCATCCAAAGAAGGTTCGATGACCACGACTGCGCGCACCAATCCGCTCACCTACCTGACCGACACCCTGAACGAGCTCAAGCAGAAGGGCACGCACTTCTCGCTGCGGGTGCTGGAGGACGAGCAGGCCCCGGAGTGCACCTTCGATGGCAAGAAGGTCATCAACCTGGCGTCGAACAATTACCTGGGCCTGACCACGCATCCCAAGCTGCGCGAGGCGGCGCTGGCGGCGACCAAGAAGTACGGTGTGGGCTCGGGGGCGGTGCGCACCATCGCCGGCACCATGAAGATCCACATGGAGCTGGAGGAGAAGATCGCGCGTTTCAAGAACGTGGAGGCCTGCGTGGTCTTCCAGTCGGGCTTCGCGGCCAACGCGGGGACGGTGTCGGCGGTGCTGGGCAAGGGCGACTTCATCATCTCCGACCAGCTCAACCACGCCTCCATCATTGACGGGGCGCGGCTGTCGCGCGCCAACATCAAAGTATTCCGCCACAAGGACATGACGGAGGCGGAGGAACTGCTGAAAGAAGTCGAGGGCGAGCCGGGGCGCAAGCTGCTGATCACCGACGGCGTGTTCTCCATGGACGGCGACATCGGGCCGCTGCCCGCGCTGTGCGACCTGGCGGAGAAGTACGGCGCCATCATGATGGTGGACGACGCGCACGCCTCGGGCGTCCTGGGGCGCAATGGGCGCGGCACCGTGGACCACTTCAACGTCCACGGGCGGGTGGACATCCAGGTGGGCACGCTGTCGAAGGCCATCGGAGCGCTGGGCGGGTACGTCTGCGGCATTCGCGACCTGATCGACTTCCTCTACCACCGGGCGCGGCCGTTCCTGTTCTCGACCTCGCATCCGCCATCGGTGGCCGCCACCTGCATCGCCGCCTTCGACGTGCTGGAGCAGGAGCCGGAGCGCATCGAACGCCTGTGGGAGAACACGCGCTACTGGAAGAAGGAGCTGGGCGGGCTGGGCTTCGATATCGGGGGCAAGGGCACGCCGGCCAGCGAGACCCCGATCACGCCCATCATCATCGGCGACGGCAAGCTGACCATGGACTTCTCCCGCGAGCTGTTCAAGGAAGGCGTGTTCGGCACCGGCATCACCTATCCGACGGTGCCCGAGGGCAAAGCACGCATCCGCACCATCATGACCGCCACCCACACCCGGGACGAGCTCGACCGGGCGCTGGAGGTGCTGAAGCGGGTGGGCAAGCGGATGGGGATTCTCTAGGCCAAGATTTGTGATTTGCGCTTGGTGATTTGTGATTGCGTATCCAGCAGTCGGCTGCGTTCAATCGCCAATCACAGATCGCAAATCCGCTGTGCTACGATGCCGCACCTTCTGGATAGGGGGGAGCAGATGCACCGACCCGGCATTTCCCGCCGTCGCTTTCTTGCCGCCACCTCGTGTTTCGGAGCGGCTTACGCCGTTGCCCGCTTCATCCCGCTGCCTGCGATGGCGCAATCGGTCGCGCAGGACTCCCGCGTCGCGGCGGCGCCGCTGCTGGACAAAGGCTTTGCGTCGGTCCGCAAGATCGGCCAAGGCGTGTACGCCAACATCGCGGACCTGTCGAAGGGATTGCAGAGCATGTCGAATGGCGGCTTCCTGGTGGGACGCGACGCCGCCTTCCTGATCGAGGGATTCCGCACGCCCACCGGCGCCAGCTTCCAGATGGACGCACTGCGCATGGTCAGCCAGGTCCCGGTCCGGGCCGCGCTGGACACCCACTACCACTTCGATCACTCCATGGGGAACGCCGTCTACGGCGCCCACGACATCCCGGTGTGGGGGCACGCGAAAGTCGCCGCGCGCATGATGGAGAGCTACGGCGCGCTGCAGGGGACCGACCGGGCCGCATTTCTGGCCGGCTTCGAGAAGCGGGTGCATGACGCCCACACGGACAGCGAGCGGCAGCACGCGGAATCCGACCTCGGCGTCGCCACCCTGATCTTTGACACGACCCAGTCGACGGTATTAGCGCTGCCTAACCATCCGCTCGATCCAGCGAAACTCCCCGTGACCGTGGACGCCGGCGGACTGATGGCGGTGATCGAGAGCTTCCCGGGCCACTCGGGGACCGATCTCATCGTGCGCGTTCCCGAGCAGAACATCGTTTTCACCGGCGACCTGCTGTTCAACGGCCTCTATCCGGTCACCTTCGACGCTTCAATCTCCGCCTGGCGCAAGACGCTGACCCACTTTGCCGCGCTGGGCAAAGACACGCTGTTTGTCCCCGGCCACGGACCGCTGTGCGGCCAGGAAGGCGTCGCACTTTTCGCCGCGATCTTTGACGACCTGGCTGAGTATGCGGAGAAGACCCACAAGGCCGGCGTACCGGCCGCCGAAGCCATTGCGCGCTATGCGGTCCCGGAGAAGTTCAAGAACCAGTACATCTTCGCCTGGGGTTTCACCGTCGGCTCGACCATCAACAAGCTGTACGAGGAGTGGGGCGGGAAGTAGGCGGCGCTCAGCCGTTACGGTGGACGAAGTGGCCGGCGACGAGGGTTGCGACCACTTTCCCCACGAGTTGACAGCCGTCGAAGGGCGTGTTTTTCGATTTCGAGAGTGACTTTGCCGCTTCGAAGGTCCAGCGCTTGGCCGGATCGAATACGGTGACGTCGGCGAAGGAGCCGCGCACCAGCGAGCCGCGGCCGCGCAGGTTGAAGATGCGCGCCGGGTTGGTGGACATCAGCTCGACTAGGCGCGGCAGCGCCATCTTGCGCTCGCGGTGCAGCCGGGTGATGGCCAGCCCCAGCGCCGTCTCCAGCCCGGTGATGCCGAAGGGGGCACGGTCGAACTCGACGTTCTTCTCGTGCGCAGCGTGTGGGGCGTGGTCGGTGGCGATGGCGTCGATGGCGCCGTCGTCGAGCGCCGCCAGGATGGCCTCGCGGTCGGCGGCCGAGCGCAGCGGCGGGTTCATCTTGCAATTCGTATCGAAGTCGCCGACATTCTCGTCGAGCAGGGAGAAGTGGTGGGGCGTGACCTCGCAGGTGATACGGGCGCGCGACTTCTTGCCCCGCCGGACCGCCTTCAGCGCGGCCGCGGTCGAGATGTGGGCGACATGGAGATGCCCGTTGGTGTTGCGGGCGAAGTTGACGTCGCGCTCGACGATGTTGGCTTCGGCGTCGGCGCTCATGCCGCGCAATCCCAAGCGGAAGGCAGTGGGGCCGTCGTGCATGACGCAATGCGCGGTATGGCGCGTGTCCTCGGCGTGCTGTACCACCGGCATGTTGAGGGCGCCGGCCAGGCGCAGCGCGTCGCGCATGACGGTTTCGTCGAGGATGGGCTTGCCGTCGTCGGTGACGGCGACCGCGCCGGCTTTCTGCAACCCCGCATAGTCGCTCAACTGCTTGCCTTCGCTGCCCAGAGTGGCGGCGGCCACGGGAAAGACATTGACCACGGCGCCGCGCTCCGCCTCCAGCATCCAAGCCGTGATTCTTGCCGAGTCGTTGACCGGTGATGTGTTGGGCATGCAGCAGACCGAGGTGAAGCCCCCGGCGGCGGCGGCGCGGGTGCCGGTGGCGATGGTCTCCTTGTGCGACTGACCGGGCTCACGCAAGTGAGCGTGAAGGTCGATGAATCCCGGGCAAACGACCAGGCCGCGGGCGTCGAAGCTCTCGTCGGCGGAGCCGCGGACCTTTCCCTTGGGCGCAAGCTCGGCGACGAAGCCGTCGCGCAGCAGCAGGTCCATGTCGGCGTCGATGTTCTGCGCCGGATCGATCACCCGGCCGCCCTTGATCAGGATCGATCCGTTCTTGCGAATCGCACTCATCAGGCGGCCCCCACGGCGGTAGCCAGGATGGCCATGCGTACGGGGACGCCGTTGGCCACCTGTTCGCGGATGACCGATTGCGGGCCGTCGGCGACGTCGCTGGTGAGCTCCAGGCCGCGCACGATGGGCCCGGGATGCATGACGATGGCGTCGCGGCGGGCGAGTTTCAGCTTCTCGGCAGTGAGCTGGTAGGCGGCGGTGTAGTCTTCGAGGTTGATGTGCCGGTGCACCAGGCGTTCTTTCTGGATGCGCAGCATCATGACCACGTCGGCGCCGCGGATGGCGTCGTCGAGATGACGGGTGATGCGCAGGCCCTTGGCGAGACTGGCGGCCGCGTCCGGCAGGAAGTCCGGGGGGCCGCACAGGGTCACCTGCGCGCCCATGCGGGCGAGGAGGAAGACGTTGGAGCGGGCCACGCGCGAATGGTAGATGTCGCCGACGATGGCGACCCTGAGCCCGCGCAAGGTCTTCTTGTGGCGCAGCATGGTGTAGGCATCGAGCAGCGCCTGCGAGGGATGCTCGTGCATGCCGTCGCCGGCATTGACCACCGGAATATCGATGAAGCGCGCGAGGGTGCTGGCCGCCCCCGAAGACGGATGCCGGAGGATGATGGCCTGCGCCCCCAGGGCCTGGAGGGTGTAGCCGGTGTCCACCAGCGATTCGCCCTTCTCGATGCTGGAGGATTGCGAACTGATCAGCGCGGTCTGCGCGCCCAGCGCCTTGGCGGCGTATTCGAACGAGGTGCGGGTGCGGGTGGACGCCTCGTAGAACAGGAGCGCGATGCGGCGGTCGCGCAACAGCGGGCGGGGACGGCCGCCGGCCATGCGGCGCGTCAGGCGCAAGAGCGCATTGATCTCATCGGGAGCGAGTTGTTCGATGCCCAACAGCGAGTGCGGGCGCTTGGCCATGAGCTAGGAGTTCCTCTCGACCAGCATCACGTGTTCGGTCTTGTCCGTCTCCTTGAGGCCCACCTCGATGCTCTGCTGCCGCGTGGTCTGGAAATGACGTCCGACAAAGGCGGCCTCGATGGGCAATTCGCGGTGCCCGCGGTCCACCAGGACGCAGAGCTGCACGCGCCGCGGGCGGCCGTGGTCCATCAGCGCGTCGAGCGCGGCCCGGGTGGTGCGCCCGGTGAAGAGCACGTCGTCCACCAGGATGACGTTCTTGTCCTGGATGGGAATGCCGAGGTCACTCTTCTGCACCACCGGCTTGGGCCCGACGGTGGAGAGATCGTCGCGGTAGAGAGCGATGTCGAGGGTGCCTACGGGGATGGTCTTCTTCTCGATCTTGCCGATCAGGGCGGCCAGGCGCTGCGCCAGGGGAACGCCGCGGCGGCGGATGCCGACGAGCGCGAGGTTTTCGGTGCCGTTGTTCTTCTCGACGATCTCGTGCGCCAGCCGCACCAGCGTGCGCTCGATCTCGGAGGCGGACATCAGTTGCCGTTCGCGCTGCTGGGCGCGGTTGATTGCCTGCGAACTCATAAAGGAAGACCTGCCGGGAACTGGGCATGATACTTGGAGGGCGAAACAGCAGCAAGTGCGGACCCGGCCGCCTAGCGCGAGCCGCGGGCCGACACGGCGCCCGCCAGCGCCCCCGCGAGGACCCCGCAAATCACTGAAAACAAAAGCAATAGAGCCAGCATCATGGTGATGAAGGTGGCGAAGCCGCTATTGCTGGCGATGAAGTCCATAGCCTGGCTGGCCTGGGGCGTGGGGTAGTTGGCGGAGGCCTCGCGCATAGAGTCAATGACGAACTTATGCAATTGCGGTCCCTGGCCCAATCCGAAGACGGCAACGAGGAACATTGTCACCCAGGCGAGGAATGAGGCCAGGCCAGTCGCCGCGCC is a genomic window containing:
- a CDS encoding MBL fold metallo-hydrolase, whose amino-acid sequence is MHRPGISRRRFLAATSCFGAAYAVARFIPLPAMAQSVAQDSRVAAAPLLDKGFASVRKIGQGVYANIADLSKGLQSMSNGGFLVGRDAAFLIEGFRTPTGASFQMDALRMVSQVPVRAALDTHYHFDHSMGNAVYGAHDIPVWGHAKVAARMMESYGALQGTDRAAFLAGFEKRVHDAHTDSERQHAESDLGVATLIFDTTQSTVLALPNHPLDPAKLPVTVDAGGLMAVIESFPGHSGTDLIVRVPEQNIVFTGDLLFNGLYPVTFDASISAWRKTLTHFAALGKDTLFVPGHGPLCGQEGVALFAAIFDDLAEYAEKTHKAGVPAAEAIARYAVPEKFKNQYIFAWGFTVGSTINKLYEEWGGK
- a CDS encoding dihydroorotase; its protein translation is MSAIRKNGSILIKGGRVIDPAQNIDADMDLLLRDGFVAELAPKGKVRGSADESFDARGLVVCPGFIDLHAHLREPGQSHKETIATGTRAAAAGGFTSVCCMPNTSPVNDSARITAWMLEAERGAVVNVFPVAAATLGSEGKQLSDYAGLQKAGAVAVTDDGKPILDETVMRDALRLAGALNMPVVQHAEDTRHTAHCVMHDGPTAFRLGLRGMSADAEANIVERDVNFARNTNGHLHVAHISTAAALKAVRRGKKSRARITCEVTPHHFSLLDENVGDFDTNCKMNPPLRSAADREAILAALDDGAIDAIATDHAPHAAHEKNVEFDRAPFGITGLETALGLAITRLHRERKMALPRLVELMSTNPARIFNLRGRGSLVRGSFADVTVFDPAKRWTFEAAKSLSKSKNTPFDGCQLVGKVVATLVAGHFVHRNG
- a CDS encoding glycine C-acetyltransferase, with the protein product MTTTARTNPLTYLTDTLNELKQKGTHFSLRVLEDEQAPECTFDGKKVINLASNNYLGLTTHPKLREAALAATKKYGVGSGAVRTIAGTMKIHMELEEKIARFKNVEACVVFQSGFAANAGTVSAVLGKGDFIISDQLNHASIIDGARLSRANIKVFRHKDMTEAEELLKEVEGEPGRKLLITDGVFSMDGDIGPLPALCDLAEKYGAIMMVDDAHASGVLGRNGRGTVDHFNVHGRVDIQVGTLSKAIGALGGYVCGIRDLIDFLYHRARPFLFSTSHPPSVAATCIAAFDVLEQEPERIERLWENTRYWKKELGGLGFDIGGKGTPASETPITPIIIGDGKLTMDFSRELFKEGVFGTGITYPTVPEGKARIRTIMTATHTRDELDRALEVLKRVGKRMGIL
- a CDS encoding protein kinase — protein: MTLTSGTKLGPYEIQSPAGAGGMGEVYRAHDTRLGRDVAVKVMPASFAADVDRLRRFEQEARTVAALNHPNILGLFDIGTHEGAPYIVSELLEGQTIRERLKDGAIAPRKAVELLVQIAEGLAAAHEKGVVHRDLKPENVFITRDGRVKILDFGLAKLRPQNGKGERAAAAGGPGDTLTSAGATPTTPGMVLGTVGYMSPEQVRGKEVDARSDIFSFGAVAYEMISGKQAFRGDSSVETMNAILKEEPPELDTDKLHVSPGLERIIRHCLEKDPGHRFQSARDLAFDLAALSHLSGSSAEKAMMRGGLAWHPRQWMITAAVAIVVAMVAGTAAMRFRHEERLEFQQLTFRRGTVFSARFAADKKTVLYSAQWGGDSDEVFSTVADSRESRPLGLGLGNAELLAASSTGELAVLLKPDVQMAGFVRVGTLARVALASGTAPREVAEQVAWADWSPDGSQLAVARVRDGEWVIEYPLGKVIYKQPTQGWIGHMRVSPKGDAIAFLAHEANGDDAGKVTIIATDGKVRASSEYFPGVQGLAWAPDNEVWFTAVPQQGVASRQLLALSTTGRRRVLLIAPGEMTLHDIDSDGMALVTVNSRTRSIIAIVDGKERNLDWLDRPVFSALSADGKLVLFHEGGKAGGPTGTTYLRGVDGSPAVRLSEGYSMALSNDGKWVLGTISNPLQFRVIPTGAGEPKTVDLGPSKLQNGQIVGFSADSKHLLINGTNPEGKRQTMETDFDGGNPRAHTPPGSFVLGVARSGCCEVRQTADGLQLFNLATGAVEPFSPLRPNEGVVGGSADVGTLYLAERDGKQVKLWRLDRRTGARTFLTEILPHDATGVMGVNNIRVSADGKTIVYGYTREVSDLYLARPTK